From the genome of Devriesea agamarum, one region includes:
- a CDS encoding sensor histidine kinase encodes MWLALVPLIGALWMTRPRLVRIGHGIALTAVTVVLATPVAVFGTLGFTIPVLLLVVAFAVIDVSPKAGVYATIWISGAGFALHMCDGLGSWQAFRHAVMQALINVVPFAVMLCFGIALGLALRRYEQRRATDQKVIDRLRHAAEIEKELLLSDERARSARELHDGLGHRLTLVSMSLELAERMRASDTDQAWQEIRTAKDTSSEALAEMRTWVRALNPVRDANARGLSALELIAESFRGTGVTVEVLGDDASNHELTHNDATALLIYRAVQEGLTNALRHSRARSVRITLETNGHLLHLAISNRLDRAVTVKMNEDPPQLGFGLRGLSDRATKHGGSMRARRQGNEFTLEVFVPIGEASLRSKDATR; translated from the coding sequence ATGTGGCTCGCACTCGTCCCACTCATCGGCGCGCTATGGATGACGCGCCCGCGTCTTGTCCGCATCGGTCACGGCATCGCGCTGACCGCGGTCACGGTTGTGCTGGCGACCCCAGTCGCCGTGTTCGGAACACTCGGCTTCACCATTCCCGTGCTCCTTTTGGTCGTCGCATTTGCTGTCATCGACGTCTCCCCGAAGGCAGGAGTTTACGCAACGATCTGGATCTCTGGAGCCGGATTCGCCCTCCACATGTGTGACGGTCTAGGGTCTTGGCAAGCCTTCCGCCACGCCGTCATGCAGGCGCTGATCAATGTTGTGCCGTTCGCCGTCATGCTGTGCTTTGGCATTGCGCTCGGTCTCGCTCTGCGCAGATACGAACAACGCAGAGCCACCGATCAAAAAGTCATCGACCGCCTACGGCACGCCGCGGAGATCGAGAAGGAACTCCTACTTTCTGATGAGCGAGCGCGCAGCGCCCGTGAACTTCACGATGGGCTTGGCCACAGGCTCACGTTGGTATCGATGAGCCTTGAACTCGCTGAACGTATGCGGGCCTCTGACACGGACCAGGCTTGGCAGGAGATTCGTACCGCCAAGGACACCTCAAGCGAAGCCCTGGCGGAGATGCGTACCTGGGTACGAGCCCTCAATCCTGTACGAGATGCCAATGCACGGGGACTGTCCGCCCTAGAACTGATCGCAGAATCATTCCGCGGGACAGGCGTCACTGTCGAGGTCTTAGGTGACGACGCCTCGAACCATGAACTGACCCATAACGATGCAACCGCCCTACTCATCTATCGGGCAGTTCAAGAAGGGCTGACCAATGCGCTGCGACATAGCAGAGCACGCAGCGTCCGCATCACGCTGGAAACGAACGGTCATCTTCTGCATCTTGCGATCTCTAACCGCCTTGATCGTGCAGTCACCGTAAAAATGAATGAAGACCCACCTCAACTCGGATTTGGCCTACGTGGCCTCTCTGACCGTGCGACAAAACACGGAGGATCAATGCGCGCGCGTCGTCAAGGCAACGAATTCACGCTAGAAGTCTTCGTTCCGATCGGTGAAGCTTCCCTAAGATCTAAGGATGCCACCCGGTGA
- a CDS encoding ABC transporter ATP-binding protein, producing MTINFDTLIQAENLSRRYGDIQALDQVSIEVSPGEVVVLAGPNGCGKTTLVETLMGLRRVHKGTVRVLGVSPRSGRQHIAPHVGLTLQGAALHSQVTAKEHFAFVAALYGRSKADVEQVMQQLQLTDFAGRRYGKLSGGQQRRVQVGAALLSRPRLLVLDEPTSGVDLESRGEMWAAVRSCTVDAGTGVLITTHDLTEAEEYGDRVVIMRAGKIVAQGAPIEIVTRCQLHAVVSVRYGGLPSGGIPQRDDLCLLKEDAGSVVIGCSTEAAEKFVLDWAHTNPSLRHASSRAPILADAYLYAQRSGENGAR from the coding sequence ATGACAATAAACTTCGACACGCTTATACAGGCAGAAAACCTGAGTCGCAGATACGGCGATATTCAGGCACTCGATCAGGTCAGCATCGAGGTATCTCCCGGGGAAGTGGTGGTACTCGCGGGCCCGAACGGGTGCGGGAAAACCACACTGGTCGAAACCTTGATGGGTCTTCGTCGAGTGCACAAGGGAACAGTTCGCGTGCTTGGTGTCTCTCCTCGATCCGGTCGCCAGCATATCGCCCCGCATGTGGGTCTGACCCTGCAGGGTGCGGCGTTGCATAGCCAAGTGACCGCTAAAGAGCATTTCGCTTTTGTGGCAGCTCTCTATGGCCGATCCAAGGCGGATGTTGAGCAGGTGATGCAGCAGTTACAGCTCACAGATTTTGCAGGTCGTCGCTATGGAAAGCTCAGCGGCGGTCAGCAAAGAAGGGTGCAGGTAGGTGCTGCTTTGCTATCTCGGCCACGATTGCTCGTGTTGGACGAACCGACGTCGGGTGTGGATTTGGAATCGCGCGGGGAGATGTGGGCAGCGGTGCGGTCATGCACCGTCGATGCGGGGACGGGAGTTTTGATCACGACGCATGATTTAACGGAGGCTGAAGAGTACGGCGATCGGGTCGTCATTATGCGGGCGGGAAAGATCGTTGCGCAGGGCGCACCGATCGAGATCGTCACTCGCTGCCAGCTTCATGCCGTGGTCTCCGTTCGCTACGGTGGTCTGCCGTCGGGCGGTATTCCACAACGGGATGATCTATGCCTGCTTAAAGAAGATGCAGGATCGGTGGTTATAGGGTGCAGCACTGAGGCCGCTGAGAAATTCGTTCTCGACTGGGCGCACACGAACCCGAGTTTGCGTCACGCGTCGTCACGAGCGCCAATCCTTGCTGATGCTTATTTGTACGCCCAAAGGAGTGGTGAGAATGGGGCACGCTGA
- a CDS encoding thiol-disulfide oxidoreductase DCC family protein, producing the protein MADAIDLVFDGKCGFCTRSVMWVKGLDRHNRVRLHPSQRPGVREEFDLTEEQTRAAAWGFRQGKRYAGAAAINLAVDAALGIRIFSALYRVPGLRQVQNAGYGWVVKNRYRLPGMAPWCNSHPADCGSSRSGNARACASS; encoded by the coding sequence ATGGCTGACGCGATTGATCTCGTTTTTGACGGGAAGTGCGGGTTTTGCACCCGTTCTGTCATGTGGGTTAAAGGACTTGATCGGCACAACCGGGTGCGACTTCATCCGTCCCAACGCCCCGGTGTTCGAGAGGAATTTGATCTCACCGAAGAGCAGACGCGCGCAGCAGCCTGGGGTTTTCGTCAGGGGAAACGCTACGCCGGAGCGGCGGCGATTAATCTCGCTGTCGATGCCGCCCTTGGTATTCGTATCTTCTCCGCGCTATATCGAGTCCCCGGTCTTCGGCAGGTTCAGAACGCTGGTTATGGCTGGGTGGTCAAGAATCGCTACCGCCTGCCGGGCATGGCGCCCTGGTGCAATTCCCATCCGGCTGACTGCGGCTCTAGTAGGAGCGGCAACGCTAGAGCGTGCGCATCCTCGTGA
- a CDS encoding MFS transporter — protein MTAPAIKPRDESQAKLLLTMVMLAFLGQMILNPVIAPLSRAMGLQPWQIGATISAAALALVIFSQYWGRSSQRIGVKKVLMAAMIIAFCGLAGFAAMAWLGVRGILAGPLLFIGILLTRGVIYGGAIAAVAPTAQTHLVNQSTSERERVKAVGALGAVQGISSILGSVLGGVLAAVGGLMLPVTLMPLMMVAGIVLLALRFRAQDAKALVEQPRPVSFRDRRVLPFLIAGSLFLLAFSALSTILGFAVQDRFDFSDSVTAAVTALLLLVMSVVMAATQGGLVRRLHWPARKLLRVGFAVMAASGVALLIPSSVWVMGLGCVLLGIGSGLAMPGYIAGPTMQMTRDEQGGLAGVINANNGLNYAIAPVAFTSLYGVHHYFPFIGILLLFILGLAFTLVHPAFQVRGAGCAEAVGGGTVGAEAEAEAGAEAVAKTRPNAATEVETITVPGPVTTPGPVTTDGGPEAVAGVATIADPGTDIATETGGAARS, from the coding sequence ATGACCGCACCCGCCATAAAACCTCGCGACGAATCCCAGGCGAAGCTTCTGCTCACCATGGTGATGCTGGCCTTCCTGGGCCAGATGATTCTCAACCCGGTGATCGCCCCTCTCTCGCGAGCGATGGGACTGCAACCGTGGCAAATCGGCGCCACCATATCCGCGGCAGCGCTCGCCCTGGTGATTTTCAGCCAATACTGGGGGCGGAGTTCCCAGCGAATCGGCGTCAAAAAAGTGCTGATGGCTGCCATGATCATTGCATTTTGCGGACTGGCCGGATTCGCCGCTATGGCGTGGCTGGGTGTCCGCGGCATACTGGCGGGCCCGCTTCTGTTCATCGGAATCTTGCTCACCCGAGGCGTTATTTACGGCGGAGCCATCGCCGCGGTCGCCCCCACCGCCCAAACCCATCTAGTCAATCAAAGTACCTCCGAACGTGAACGCGTGAAAGCCGTGGGAGCCTTGGGGGCGGTGCAGGGCATATCCTCCATTCTTGGATCGGTGCTCGGTGGCGTTCTGGCTGCTGTGGGCGGGCTGATGCTGCCGGTTACCCTCATGCCGCTGATGATGGTGGCGGGGATTGTGCTGCTCGCTCTCCGATTCCGAGCCCAGGACGCTAAAGCGCTGGTGGAGCAGCCGCGACCGGTGTCATTCCGAGACCGCCGGGTGCTGCCCTTCCTGATCGCCGGATCCCTATTTCTCTTGGCGTTCTCTGCCCTATCAACGATCCTCGGCTTCGCGGTCCAAGATCGTTTTGATTTCAGTGACAGCGTCACGGCTGCGGTCACCGCGCTCCTTTTGCTCGTGATGTCGGTGGTTATGGCAGCCACCCAGGGCGGACTGGTGCGCCGCCTGCATTGGCCAGCGCGCAAGCTCCTTCGAGTCGGCTTTGCTGTGATGGCCGCTTCCGGGGTGGCGCTGCTCATTCCCTCATCGGTATGGGTGATGGGGCTGGGTTGCGTTCTGCTAGGGATCGGCTCAGGTCTGGCGATGCCCGGTTATATCGCTGGCCCCACCATGCAGATGACCCGCGACGAACAGGGCGGGCTGGCTGGCGTGATCAATGCCAATAACGGTCTCAACTACGCCATTGCCCCGGTTGCCTTCACCAGTCTTTACGGCGTACACCATTACTTTCCGTTTATCGGCATCCTGCTGCTGTTTATTCTCGGCCTGGCATTTACTCTGGTACACCCCGCTTTTCAGGTCCGGGGCGCGGGGTGTGCCGAAGCCGTAGGTGGGGGTACCGTCGGTGCTGAGGCTGAGGCCGAAGCTGGTGCCGAAGCCGTTGCTAAGACTCGACCCAACGCCGCAACAGAAGTCGAAACGATTACGGTGCCCGGTCCGGTCACAACGCCCGGACCTGTGACGACCGACGGTGGACCCGAGGCTGTGGCGGGAGTTGCCACCATCGCGGACCCTGGGACGGACATCGCAACCGAGACTGGAGGTGCTGCCCGGAGCTAA
- a CDS encoding MFS transporter: protein MALGLIISVLGDRVVAGGVDGIVVAGAIPVIWVAISTTVEESIVFLFPAYARLLKKFSPDWTLITEDLAEAFLAFLATAALLLFPQWGLWPLIAYLLVLMLLTPVTDIADEFYGAKLARVSEKLAMDYNASIAATLSIAGFVVAVPLGAIIASQSAVAILLVNVALSLIGALTRARISRQVRVGPAIDEDESEFDVVGARMRARQFMHDLFRSGPASPALSFILGVIGALTGHLLLLWAAGLVGVSPFMATSLIFFVFGISAAAGPLIASRLAGRFSTELSLVVTAVMSVLNICWFAIYLGFAEKPSVVVAIGFIVVNVIVGRLRNTVLETHRQRFFKGSQYARVMSWSYAFGGAGTLIGMWLAYGMGVPTSPQAALWLAAILWIPPAILVASRVKPKESVSADRKAP from the coding sequence ATGGCATTGGGGTTGATTATTTCGGTCTTGGGTGACCGAGTGGTGGCAGGCGGCGTCGATGGGATCGTCGTCGCCGGAGCTATTCCAGTGATCTGGGTGGCCATATCGACAACGGTCGAAGAGTCAATAGTTTTCCTCTTCCCGGCCTACGCCCGGCTATTGAAAAAGTTCTCACCGGATTGGACGCTGATCACAGAAGATCTCGCCGAAGCGTTCCTCGCTTTCCTTGCCACGGCTGCCCTCCTGCTGTTTCCGCAATGGGGATTATGGCCGCTTATTGCATACCTGCTCGTGCTCATGCTCTTAACACCCGTTACCGATATTGCCGATGAGTTTTACGGGGCAAAGCTCGCACGAGTAAGCGAAAAACTGGCGATGGACTACAACGCCTCGATTGCCGCGACGCTCTCGATTGCTGGGTTCGTAGTGGCGGTCCCGCTCGGGGCCATCATCGCCTCGCAGTCGGCGGTGGCGATTTTGCTGGTAAACGTCGCGCTATCGCTGATCGGGGCACTGACCCGGGCCCGTATCTCCCGGCAGGTGCGCGTGGGTCCAGCAATTGACGAGGACGAATCCGAGTTCGATGTGGTCGGTGCGCGGATGCGTGCTCGGCAGTTTATGCACGACCTGTTTCGTTCCGGACCCGCCTCCCCCGCCCTCTCTTTTATTCTCGGCGTTATTGGCGCTCTGACGGGTCATCTCTTGTTGTTGTGGGCGGCAGGGTTAGTTGGCGTCAGCCCGTTCATGGCCACGTCGCTGATTTTCTTCGTGTTCGGAATATCCGCGGCGGCGGGTCCGCTGATCGCATCTCGCCTCGCCGGGCGATTCTCCACAGAGTTATCGCTCGTCGTGACCGCGGTGATGTCGGTGCTCAATATTTGCTGGTTTGCGATCTATTTGGGATTCGCGGAGAAGCCCTCTGTCGTGGTCGCGATTGGGTTTATCGTGGTGAACGTGATCGTGGGTCGGCTCCGGAATACCGTGCTAGAGACCCACCGACAGCGTTTCTTTAAGGGGTCGCAATACGCCCGGGTGATGAGCTGGTCCTATGCGTTCGGTGGCGCCGGCACACTCATCGGTATGTGGCTCGCCTACGGGATGGGTGTTCCTACCTCGCCCCAGGCGGCCCTATGGTTGGCGGCGATCTTGTGGATTCCCCCGGCGATTTTGGTCGCGAGCAGGGTGAAACCGAAAGAGTCTGTGAGCGCTGATCGGAAGGCTCCGTAG
- a CDS encoding DUF2283 domain-containing protein yields MKATYDSEADAAYISLVDVIKASEATQQVSLIDTPHGETQATLDFDTNGCLLGIEILAASRGLRQEFLDHITPA; encoded by the coding sequence ATGAAAGCTACCTACGATTCCGAAGCCGATGCTGCCTACATTTCCCTCGTAGATGTCATCAAAGCCAGTGAAGCTACCCAGCAGGTGTCTCTGATAGACACTCCGCATGGTGAAACTCAAGCGACCCTCGATTTTGATACCAATGGGTGCCTCCTGGGTATCGAAATTCTTGCTGCATCCCGTGGCTTGCGGCAAGAGTTCCTAGACCATATAACACCTGCGTGA
- a CDS encoding response regulator transcription factor — protein MNRERPIKVLLVEDQQLIRRGLAMLLATSTGVEVVAQAEDGQKALDMLTMTDADVVLTDARMPRMDGIELAEHCTREYPTLPVLVLTTFDDDALVQAVIASGASGFLLKDTSVEELTRALHAAIGGGMVIDPRVARAAVQPKTTKDEPLAILTRSERVVAELVARGLTNSEIATHLVLAEGTVKNHVSALLRKLDERDRTSLALTLYKTLSD, from the coding sequence GTGAACCGCGAACGGCCCATTAAGGTATTGCTCGTTGAGGACCAGCAGTTGATCCGGCGAGGTCTGGCCATGCTCCTTGCCACCAGCACCGGAGTCGAAGTCGTCGCGCAGGCAGAGGACGGTCAGAAAGCACTTGACATGCTCACGATGACAGACGCGGATGTCGTGCTCACTGACGCTCGGATGCCCCGCATGGATGGGATCGAACTGGCTGAACACTGCACGCGCGAATATCCGACCTTACCCGTCCTCGTCCTCACGACTTTCGATGACGATGCGCTCGTCCAAGCGGTGATCGCCTCGGGTGCGTCCGGCTTCCTCCTCAAAGACACGTCCGTGGAAGAACTCACAAGAGCGCTGCACGCGGCGATAGGCGGCGGCATGGTGATTGACCCGCGCGTAGCACGCGCGGCAGTCCAACCCAAAACCACCAAGGACGAACCACTCGCCATCCTTACCCGCAGCGAACGAGTCGTTGCAGAACTCGTCGCACGCGGCCTCACAAACTCCGAAATCGCAACCCATCTCGTTCTCGCCGAGGGGACTGTCAAGAATCACGTGTCGGCACTACTCCGGAAACTCGACGAGCGGGATCGCACTTCACTTGCCCTCACGCTCTATAAGACGCTGTCTGACTAA
- a CDS encoding TetR/AcrR family transcriptional regulator, with protein sequence MAGKDTSRRVGLTPAHIATTACDLTRDRGLTAWSIRDLATELDVAPSVIYHYFPSKADIHDAVRDHVCSLVELPDDDLTWDIWFQEALMSLRRTLLQYTGVTRHIIDRVEVGALPTSLLPLYETALRKLADAGLGSKAPLGYAMIINVAMGAIAQRDRQSVRAPDRHDVRAMVDSLSPLADRSPAVALLRDDFLRPLSGTDGDAIGEHYFQLLMQSLLIGIAQVLGEGEQDSEMRALGAAG encoded by the coding sequence ATGGCAGGCAAAGACACCTCGCGTCGCGTCGGGCTTACCCCCGCGCACATCGCAACCACCGCCTGCGACCTCACCCGCGACCGCGGACTCACCGCCTGGTCAATCCGGGATCTCGCCACCGAACTCGACGTAGCCCCGTCGGTGATCTACCACTATTTCCCCTCCAAGGCCGATATCCACGACGCCGTCCGTGACCACGTCTGCTCTCTAGTGGAACTACCCGATGACGACCTCACCTGGGATATTTGGTTCCAGGAAGCTCTAATGTCCCTGCGCCGAACCCTCCTGCAGTACACCGGGGTCACCCGGCATATCATCGACCGTGTCGAGGTGGGCGCTTTACCGACTTCCTTGCTCCCGCTCTACGAAACCGCCTTACGCAAACTTGCCGACGCGGGCCTCGGCTCAAAGGCACCGCTCGGCTACGCCATGATCATCAACGTTGCGATGGGCGCCATTGCTCAGCGTGACCGTCAGTCTGTGCGCGCCCCAGACCGTCACGACGTGCGCGCGATGGTGGACAGCCTGTCGCCCCTAGCTGACCGTTCACCCGCCGTTGCTCTTTTGCGCGACGATTTCCTGCGGCCGCTCAGCGGAACCGACGGCGACGCCATCGGCGAACACTATTTTCAACTGCTCATGCAATCCCTGCTCATCGGCATCGCGCAGGTTCTCGGCGAGGGTGAACAGGACTCAGAAATGAGGGCACTCGGCGCAGCCGGATAA
- a CDS encoding CPBP family intramembrane glutamic endopeptidase, with protein sequence MLLSIVSLCAILVAVVQVLLMGVIGYPLARRQPDGMEKFHRSGFVWWVIALALVTVVGLWAHPQWFTLMAPSSHSWSLLRFMVPSVIALAILVAVELISEKIIRRTATDEQLRKYEDAYEGQLPAWIATRRSRLLIVLALVALLEEIVFRAIGLGGLLGIWDLPKPLAAGICAVAFGLSHWYGGWRHVTIKIFTGAVLVWVTLSAGWVSAALVHVALNIILTLVSRNSQNSTKNALAAQ encoded by the coding sequence ATGTTGCTTAGCATCGTGTCGTTGTGCGCAATCCTGGTGGCGGTTGTGCAAGTTCTGCTAATGGGCGTAATCGGCTATCCGCTGGCGCGAAGACAACCCGATGGTATGGAGAAGTTCCACCGGTCAGGCTTCGTGTGGTGGGTGATTGCCTTAGCGTTGGTCACCGTCGTCGGTCTGTGGGCGCACCCGCAATGGTTTACGTTGATGGCACCCTCGAGCCATAGCTGGTCGTTGCTGCGATTTATGGTGCCATCGGTGATCGCACTCGCGATCCTTGTGGCGGTTGAGCTCATCTCTGAGAAGATCATTCGCCGCACGGCGACGGATGAACAGTTACGCAAATACGAAGACGCCTACGAGGGGCAGCTACCTGCCTGGATTGCGACGCGACGGTCCAGGCTGCTCATTGTGCTCGCCCTCGTTGCCCTGCTAGAAGAAATTGTTTTTCGTGCCATAGGTTTAGGTGGTCTGCTAGGGATCTGGGATCTACCCAAGCCTCTCGCGGCTGGTATCTGTGCGGTGGCATTTGGGCTGAGTCACTGGTATGGAGGATGGCGCCACGTGACAATAAAAATATTTACCGGTGCTGTTCTTGTGTGGGTGACATTGTCTGCCGGATGGGTGAGCGCTGCGCTGGTACATGTCGCTCTGAATATTATTTTGACCTTGGTTTCTAGAAATTCACAAAACTCCACTAAAAATGCTTTGGCTGCTCAGTAA
- a CDS encoding ABC transporter ATP-binding protein: protein MTTVLSARDVCRSVTTGRVTTDVLRGCDLELHGGGLTAVVGHSGSGKSSFLMCLSGLDQPNSGSVSVNGRDVYRQSASRRASMLRSEIGFVFQQYNLVPFLNVEENITLPFRLDHTPVPRDVVAELITSFGLSHRRKAPARSLSGGEQQRTALCRALARRPSIVFADEPTGALDSQNTQLVLGTLRRMADEGQMIVMVTHDLDAAALADSIVIMHDGRTVRTLGRSTSHEILAVMTELKG from the coding sequence ATGACGACCGTTCTCAGCGCTCGTGATGTGTGCCGGAGCGTGACCACAGGCCGTGTGACGACCGATGTCCTCCGGGGATGTGATCTGGAGTTACACGGCGGTGGGCTTACCGCGGTCGTTGGGCACTCGGGCTCGGGGAAGTCTTCATTCCTGATGTGTCTCAGCGGTCTCGATCAACCGAACTCCGGTTCCGTAAGTGTCAACGGCCGCGATGTCTACCGGCAGTCTGCCAGTCGTCGTGCGAGTATGCTCCGTTCAGAGATCGGATTCGTCTTTCAGCAGTACAATCTCGTGCCGTTCCTCAACGTGGAGGAAAACATCACGCTTCCGTTCCGACTTGACCATACGCCAGTCCCTCGCGACGTGGTGGCTGAGCTGATCACGTCCTTTGGATTAAGTCACCGGCGTAAGGCGCCAGCGCGATCACTGTCCGGTGGAGAGCAACAGCGCACTGCCCTGTGCCGTGCATTGGCGCGGCGCCCGAGCATCGTCTTCGCCGACGAACCTACCGGTGCGCTCGATTCGCAGAATACTCAGCTGGTGCTCGGAACGCTTCGTCGTATGGCTGACGAGGGGCAGATGATCGTTATGGTCACCCATGACTTGGACGCTGCCGCATTGGCTGACTCCATCGTCATCATGCACGACGGTCGCACCGTGAGAACTCTTGGACGCAGCACAAGCCACGAGATTCTGGCGGTCATGACCGAGCTGAAGGGGTGA
- a CDS encoding ABC transporter permease yields MGHAEKDMVITGNPRGRVAKAWLRQFRNQFLCFLREPAAAVFNVLVPLFIVTIEAISFGETEAIGSSIPGLRVVDTLPAMAGVMFVMIIGLFGMSVGLSSMMESRTLAGYSLRPGGIWLVISSYAAALLCIVALGMGISIAVLMVFWNALPPAHIVTGIGMLLLSACLFLLVGAVIAGLTPSPRSAQGICSAIFFPLLFLSGAIFPLDSFPSGIQLVSKILPGHHVAELLYAAWLDNQPFPWLPFVYVLVLIAVATGLTAVVYRRREDV; encoded by the coding sequence ATGGGGCACGCTGAGAAGGATATGGTGATCACTGGTAACCCGCGCGGGCGGGTTGCGAAAGCATGGCTACGGCAATTCCGCAATCAGTTTTTATGTTTCCTTCGTGAACCCGCAGCTGCCGTCTTCAACGTTTTAGTGCCGCTATTTATTGTCACCATTGAGGCAATATCGTTTGGTGAGACAGAAGCGATAGGCTCCAGCATTCCAGGGCTACGAGTTGTGGACACCCTGCCAGCAATGGCTGGGGTTATGTTCGTGATGATTATCGGCTTGTTCGGCATGAGTGTCGGTTTATCTTCAATGATGGAATCGAGAACGCTCGCGGGCTATAGCCTGAGGCCCGGCGGAATATGGCTGGTGATATCGTCCTACGCAGCCGCGCTGCTGTGCATTGTGGCGCTCGGTATGGGAATCTCCATAGCGGTCCTCATGGTGTTTTGGAACGCTTTGCCCCCGGCGCATATCGTGACAGGCATCGGGATGTTACTCCTGTCTGCGTGCTTGTTCCTTTTGGTGGGGGCCGTAATTGCAGGTCTTACGCCCTCGCCCCGGTCCGCACAGGGAATCTGCTCGGCGATATTCTTTCCGCTTCTTTTCCTCTCAGGAGCTATCTTCCCGTTAGACAGCTTTCCTAGCGGCATCCAGCTAGTCTCGAAAATTTTGCCCGGCCACCACGTTGCCGAGCTGTTGTACGCGGCCTGGCTCGACAATCAGCCATTCCCGTGGCTGCCCTTCGTCTATGTCCTGGTTTTAATTGCGGTTGCCACGGGTCTTACCGCGGTGGTCTACCGCCGTCGAGAAGACGTATAG
- a CDS encoding FtsX-like permease family protein, producing MAAHGAPPATVFMATLLVLVVVAACGAIIGAILSTLLSSWAVPAFNSAVAPSASLPGFTVVWWAPFATVVLSIVTAVIGGVVPARRASRTSPSAAIRSSSTEQHRAASAILRIVAGAFFILIVVSLVIAAGFATQLGSTTPAALFNLAVDAGASALIAVYLLCPELVAVVFWVLHTLLERVHATSASLGVRAAADRVQLSATTIAPLAAGLGGIGLLLCAVNSVVALVETLQPGTQTDLTDVWVIIGVVAVAMLATSAAVVALSARGRGREIALLQAAGMHNAQIRSLIAAESLAMALAASIAALIPVGIAGLVAALVSHAVLGYATVEWPILAMGVGTVASSLVLFAILLIPANTPLMRGPSAQLREQAI from the coding sequence CTGGCTGCTCATGGGGCCCCTCCTGCCACAGTCTTCATGGCAACGCTCCTCGTGCTTGTCGTCGTCGCCGCGTGCGGGGCAATCATCGGTGCGATCCTATCCACCCTGCTGAGTTCCTGGGCGGTCCCTGCCTTCAACAGCGCTGTTGCTCCCTCAGCTTCTCTGCCGGGTTTTACGGTCGTTTGGTGGGCCCCGTTCGCTACGGTCGTTCTCAGTATCGTGACGGCTGTCATCGGTGGGGTCGTGCCAGCTAGACGCGCCTCACGAACGTCTCCGAGTGCCGCGATCCGATCGAGCAGCACCGAGCAGCACCGAGCTGCATCGGCGATCCTGCGGATTGTAGCCGGGGCATTCTTCATCCTCATCGTCGTCAGTCTCGTCATCGCTGCCGGGTTCGCCACCCAGTTGGGGTCGACCACCCCTGCTGCATTGTTCAACCTCGCTGTGGACGCCGGCGCAAGCGCATTGATCGCCGTCTACCTGCTATGCCCCGAGCTCGTTGCAGTTGTTTTCTGGGTACTTCACACCCTCCTTGAACGCGTTCACGCAACATCTGCAAGTCTCGGTGTCCGTGCGGCAGCTGACCGCGTGCAGCTCAGTGCGACGACGATCGCCCCACTAGCGGCCGGACTCGGCGGTATCGGGCTCTTGTTATGCGCTGTGAATTCTGTCGTCGCGCTGGTAGAGACGCTCCAACCCGGCACCCAAACTGATCTCACCGACGTGTGGGTCATTATCGGCGTCGTCGCAGTGGCTATGCTCGCCACCAGTGCCGCCGTGGTCGCGCTGTCAGCGCGCGGTCGAGGTCGAGAGATCGCCCTGCTCCAGGCAGCGGGCATGCACAACGCACAAATACGATCACTGATTGCTGCCGAGAGCCTGGCGATGGCTCTTGCAGCATCCATCGCTGCACTCATCCCCGTCGGCATCGCCGGCCTGGTAGCGGCCTTAGTCTCTCACGCAGTTCTGGGATATGCGACCGTTGAATGGCCCATCCTCGCTATGGGAGTCGGCACCGTCGCCTCGTCGCTGGTGCTCTTCGCCATACTCCTCATCCCTGCGAATACACCATTGATGCGTGGACCCAGCGCCCAGCTGCGCGAACAAGCGATCTGA
- a CDS encoding DUF7010 family protein, translating into MGGPAFLPKGHPSIALAMQSAFTVPPGLLIAISLGTFSPSLFLPASLIVVGAHYRTFISLYGMHLYGVLAGALVAIGTAAIFVVPVLRDISGWVGAAVFLVSSVPLYVSYRRETRVSLSGRQPRPAVVHIPHSRGRARHGPR; encoded by the coding sequence ATGGGAGGACCGGCGTTTCTTCCCAAGGGCCACCCGTCCATCGCGCTTGCGATGCAGAGCGCTTTTACTGTGCCACCTGGGTTGCTGATCGCCATCTCACTCGGCACGTTTAGTCCTTCGTTGTTTCTACCTGCTTCTTTGATCGTAGTAGGTGCTCATTACCGCACGTTCATCTCGCTTTACGGGATGCACCTGTACGGCGTCTTGGCGGGTGCTCTGGTCGCTATTGGCACAGCCGCGATCTTCGTTGTTCCGGTGCTGCGAGATATCAGCGGATGGGTTGGGGCTGCGGTATTCCTCGTCTCATCCGTTCCCCTATATGTCAGCTATCGACGTGAGACGCGTGTTTCCTTATCAGGACGGCAGCCGCGACCAGCGGTTGTGCATATTCCACACTCAAGAGGCAGGGCGCGGCATGGGCCAAGGTGA